The Methanomassiliicoccus luminyensis B10 genome includes a window with the following:
- a CDS encoding hydantoinase/oxoprolinase family protein, with the protein MDVGGTCTDGVLVEDKSGEIVRKAKVRTVKGDVAGSVMRCYSALHVPSPAILSNFCVSTTLATNAMVEGTEKDVCAISIGLTPSRSVDYASETLVIAGRHDPMGEETCPVDMDTLRSKLNGTRMRSFAVSGYFGSRNPEHEKLVAEEVIRMLPGATVVRGSDLAGTLGAEERLFLAAKNAELMHLMSAFIEGIEDATGVPDTITYALRGDGTLVSTEEARLRPIFTVLSGPAASAMGATALAGTRDALVIDIGGTTTDVAVVRKGRVRIASEGARVGGSRLRTGSLDLRTIALGGDTEIFCEDGRAMLGSRAVQPLCLAPDANAMLRDRSFLYQDNERTVGITPTDLFRDQGKSDFGDAAIARAALEALARVCERPIASLRADIEEMIRARLLRVVLSAALGKDLPEGSDDLIKGGGLLSTKFTIALPIVGIGAPVRNFLDLIAERVCSEIIIPHDHDVGNAVGAVSTGVYGRKDVIVRSEVKYVDGDEERFFHVTTEEGCGSSATRTRPSPSPPT; encoded by the coding sequence ATCGACGTCGGAGGGACCTGTACAGACGGTGTCTTGGTCGAAGACAAGAGCGGAGAGATCGTCAGAAAGGCAAAAGTCCGAACGGTGAAAGGGGACGTAGCGGGGAGCGTGATGCGGTGCTATTCCGCCCTCCATGTTCCGTCTCCTGCGATACTGTCGAACTTTTGCGTCTCCACCACGCTGGCTACCAATGCCATGGTGGAGGGGACCGAGAAGGATGTATGCGCGATAAGCATCGGTCTGACCCCCTCCCGATCGGTGGACTATGCGTCAGAGACCTTGGTGATCGCAGGCAGACATGATCCTATGGGGGAGGAGACGTGTCCCGTCGACATGGATACCCTCAGGTCCAAATTGAACGGCACGAGGATGCGCTCGTTCGCCGTCTCCGGGTACTTTGGATCGAGGAACCCCGAGCACGAGAAACTGGTGGCGGAGGAGGTCATCAGGATGCTACCTGGGGCCACGGTAGTTAGAGGGAGCGACCTTGCCGGGACGCTCGGGGCTGAAGAGAGGCTGTTCCTGGCGGCAAAGAACGCCGAGCTCATGCACCTGATGAGCGCGTTCATAGAGGGTATCGAGGACGCCACTGGTGTCCCTGACACCATCACTTACGCATTGAGGGGGGATGGAACCCTTGTGTCGACCGAGGAGGCGCGCCTGCGGCCGATATTTACCGTCCTTTCCGGCCCAGCCGCGAGCGCGATGGGAGCGACCGCGCTTGCTGGGACCAGGGACGCTCTGGTCATTGACATCGGAGGGACCACCACGGACGTCGCCGTGGTGAGGAAAGGGAGGGTGAGGATCGCTTCAGAGGGAGCGCGAGTAGGAGGGTCCCGCCTCAGGACAGGATCGCTGGACCTTCGCACCATAGCACTGGGAGGCGATACGGAGATCTTCTGCGAGGACGGGCGCGCGATGCTGGGCTCACGGGCGGTCCAGCCACTGTGCCTCGCCCCTGACGCCAATGCGATGCTTCGGGACCGCTCGTTCCTTTATCAGGATAATGAGCGTACCGTCGGCATCACTCCCACCGACCTCTTCCGCGACCAGGGTAAGAGCGATTTTGGGGATGCGGCGATCGCTCGGGCCGCCCTTGAGGCTCTGGCAAGGGTGTGCGAACGGCCCATCGCCTCCCTTCGCGCTGACATCGAAGAGATGATCCGCGCCAGGCTGTTGAGGGTCGTCCTGAGCGCAGCCTTGGGCAAGGACCTGCCGGAGGGGTCAGATGACCTTATAAAAGGCGGCGGGCTCCTAAGCACGAAGTTTACCATCGCCCTACCAATTGTTGGCATAGGGGCGCCGGTCCGCAATTTTCTAGACCTAATTGCCGAACGGGTGTGCTCAGAAATCATCATTCCCCATGATCATGATGTGGGGAACGCTGTCGGGGCCGTCAGCACCGGCGTCTACGGCAGGAAGGATGTTATCGTCAGGAGCGAGGTTAAGTACGTCGATGGGGACGAGGAGCGGTTCTTTCATGTCACCACTGAGGAGGGGTGCGGGTCTTCCGCGACAAGGACGAGGCCGTCGCCTTCGCCTCCGACATAG
- a CDS encoding methylamine methyltransferase corrinoid protein reductive activase has translation MTHAISLDIGTSGLRGQLLDLQRKKVLRTFILSRNPLPGANVMDHLSFAIEQGQELAHGIMAQAVEQVVDMLAPVDLERVAVCGNPIQLSIFEGIEIRDLAYAGKNLLASSGVAAPDRKGHVIRGDAVGLSVDVDVIIPPSVRHEVGADALAMMIKSGFLSDDVCMVTDYGTNAEMALKVGDDIFSGSAAAGPAMEGQHIQAGLLASPGAISDLVQTSEGWRTMVLNEAFEPQTGSMVSLRGDTCKCQGLKARGITGTGVMALIYAGMQCERIHPPRITGGEIRLDRRIRFTEQDLNEAGKAIGAIRAGQLTLLHEAGIGSDELQRMYMAGASGTYVDAVKARSIGLVPAKVRNIVQIGNTSLELAKDLALEPDLIDELNTMSADLASHHVMFASSATFSGIYVQELGYWTEGMPWETYLSNIAAMGISIPGGSDADVTVEKRHRTDIWDIGGSLKMMEPDVHLRGSWDCARCLLCMRACPENALSASDGDFTVDSGRCLGTACRRCEEACPDSVFHYRRLVLK, from the coding sequence TTGACGCACGCGATATCGTTGGACATCGGTACGAGCGGGTTAAGGGGGCAATTGCTTGACCTGCAGCGCAAGAAGGTCCTGCGGACGTTCATCCTCTCTCGCAACCCGCTCCCCGGCGCCAATGTCATGGACCACCTTAGCTTTGCCATAGAACAGGGTCAGGAACTGGCCCACGGGATCATGGCGCAGGCCGTGGAGCAGGTGGTCGATATGCTTGCGCCGGTGGATCTGGAGAGGGTCGCCGTTTGCGGCAACCCGATCCAGCTCTCCATCTTCGAGGGGATCGAGATCAGGGACCTGGCTTATGCCGGGAAAAACCTCCTGGCATCCAGCGGCGTGGCGGCCCCGGACCGAAAGGGGCACGTGATCCGGGGGGATGCCGTCGGCCTGAGCGTTGATGTCGATGTCATCATTCCGCCTTCGGTGAGGCACGAGGTAGGCGCGGACGCTCTGGCCATGATGATCAAATCGGGGTTTCTGTCCGATGATGTGTGCATGGTAACGGACTACGGCACCAACGCGGAGATGGCCCTGAAGGTCGGCGACGACATCTTCAGTGGATCGGCCGCTGCGGGACCGGCCATGGAGGGACAGCACATCCAGGCAGGCTTGCTTGCATCCCCGGGAGCTATCAGCGATCTGGTGCAGACCTCAGAAGGCTGGCGGACCATGGTGTTGAACGAGGCGTTCGAACCGCAGACAGGCTCCATGGTGAGCTTGAGAGGCGACACATGCAAGTGTCAGGGCCTGAAGGCCAGAGGCATCACCGGCACGGGGGTGATGGCCCTAATTTATGCCGGCATGCAGTGCGAGAGGATACACCCTCCCCGCATCACCGGCGGGGAGATCCGCCTGGACAGAAGGATAAGGTTCACTGAGCAGGACCTCAATGAAGCTGGCAAAGCAATCGGAGCGATACGTGCGGGGCAATTGACCCTGCTCCATGAGGCGGGCATAGGGTCCGATGAACTGCAGAGGATGTACATGGCCGGGGCCAGCGGAACATATGTGGACGCCGTGAAGGCCCGCTCGATAGGGCTGGTGCCGGCCAAAGTCCGGAACATCGTACAGATCGGCAATACCTCTCTTGAGCTGGCCAAAGACCTTGCCCTCGAGCCCGATCTGATCGACGAGCTGAACACTATGAGCGCAGACCTGGCTTCCCACCACGTCATGTTCGCATCATCCGCAACGTTTTCCGGCATATATGTCCAGGAATTGGGGTACTGGACCGAAGGAATGCCGTGGGAGACCTATCTAAGCAACATTGCCGCAATGGGGATATCGATACCGGGAGGGTCCGATGCCGATGTGACGGTGGAGAAGCGCCACCGCACCGATATTTGGGACATCGGCGGCTCATTGAAGATGATGGAGCCCGACGTGCACCTGAGGGGAAGCTGGGATTGCGCACGCTGCCTTCTCTGCATGCGAGCTTGTCCGGAGAACGCGCTATCCGCATCCGACGGTGATTTCACGGTTGATTCAGGAAGGTGCCTTGGTACTGCCTGCCGGAGGTGTGAGGAGGCTTGCCCGGACAGCGTGTTCCATTATAGACGATTGGTCCTCAAGTAA
- a CDS encoding carboxylate--amine ligase: MNQLPSAFVLNMETNGLGMARMLGRRGIRVVGVDHRPDLPGMHSKFVRPLLCGSIVKEPDTVLEEILEEGERLGERPVLFAASDPAVLFISRNRNKLAQRFELIAPPEKVVESMINKRLQYEEAVRLGIPMTETFYPRSMDELEEGMRRLRFPAFIKPLYSHLWYPIFGNKGFVIKDAEELREKMAAILDKGQEVMVQDIIWPPGKGFYNAGAYIGRNGYVSPVLTWQKVRQYPPNFGVASLAMSCHQPEVAELGMKFMRGLGYQGIASVGFKMDERDGGWKLIELNARTWMAHELSDGAGLPLIYLQYLDLAGLPKPELKDFRDGVRWWDGMSDTDSFWRLRRRGAITTVQWLRSWLGSDIHSHYASDDLRPVLYRVRFGVNLAKLAIYLMRMKVDEDDVTARIGSSPSPAVQGTPYAADIKVENSVTDAGSAKGPT; the protein is encoded by the coding sequence GTGAACCAGTTACCGAGCGCATTCGTTCTCAACATGGAGACCAACGGACTAGGCATGGCTAGGATGCTGGGGCGCAGAGGCATTCGCGTGGTCGGAGTAGACCATCGTCCGGATCTGCCGGGCATGCACTCCAAGTTCGTGAGGCCGCTGTTGTGCGGGAGCATAGTGAAGGAGCCGGATACGGTCCTCGAGGAGATCCTGGAGGAAGGAGAGAGGCTTGGCGAGAGGCCGGTCCTCTTCGCCGCTTCGGACCCCGCCGTACTGTTCATTTCCAGGAACCGGAACAAGCTGGCCCAGCGATTCGAGCTTATCGCCCCGCCCGAGAAGGTGGTGGAGTCCATGATCAACAAGCGCCTGCAGTATGAGGAGGCGGTGCGATTGGGCATACCCATGACCGAGACCTTCTATCCTCGCTCGATGGATGAGCTCGAGGAGGGTATGCGGAGGCTGCGCTTCCCCGCGTTCATAAAGCCGCTGTACTCGCACCTGTGGTACCCGATCTTCGGCAACAAAGGCTTCGTGATCAAGGACGCCGAGGAGCTCCGGGAGAAGATGGCGGCGATACTGGACAAAGGCCAGGAGGTCATGGTCCAGGACATCATATGGCCTCCCGGAAAGGGGTTCTATAACGCGGGGGCCTACATAGGCCGGAACGGGTACGTCTCACCGGTGCTCACCTGGCAGAAGGTCAGGCAATATCCCCCCAACTTTGGGGTCGCCTCGCTGGCAATGAGCTGCCACCAGCCCGAGGTGGCCGAGCTCGGCATGAAGTTCATGAGGGGGCTGGGCTACCAGGGGATAGCCTCAGTGGGCTTCAAGATGGACGAACGGGACGGCGGATGGAAGCTTATCGAGCTGAACGCGCGCACCTGGATGGCGCACGAGCTGTCCGATGGGGCGGGACTGCCCCTCATCTACCTGCAATATCTTGACCTGGCAGGTTTGCCGAAGCCCGAACTGAAAGACTTCCGCGATGGGGTCCGATGGTGGGACGGGATGAGCGACACCGATTCGTTCTGGCGGTTGCGCCGCAGGGGGGCCATCACCACCGTCCAATGGCTCCGCTCCTGGCTCGGTTCGGACATTCATTCTCACTATGCCTCTGACGACCTCCGGCCGGTGCTCTATCGGGTCCGCTTCGGCGTCAACCTGGCGAAGCTGGCGATATATCTCATGAGAATGAAGGTCGACGAAGATGACGTGACCGCCCGAATCGGGTCGTCCCCGTCCCCGGCCGTCCAGGGAACGCCGTATGCGGCGGACATCAAGGTTGAAAATAGCGTGACCGATGCCGGCTCGGCGAAAGGTCCGACATAA
- a CDS encoding translation initiation factor IF-2 subunit beta: MPDDDYLSLLERAKVSLPETIEKHERFKVPEPDIFLEGKITVVRNFGAIIDALRREPEHLLQYLLRELGTPGFIEGQRLVLKAKLTPAQVADRIMGYTDTFVLCSECGRPDTRIVKEGRILVLECDACGAHRPVHVRRSVRTSEDEGIKEGGVYEVMVEDVGRKGDGVAKLDKYVIYVPGAARGARVKVKIQKISGNVAFAVQSQEDVTK, encoded by the coding sequence ATGCCTGATGACGATTACCTATCACTTCTGGAGCGGGCCAAGGTCAGCCTGCCCGAGACCATTGAAAAGCATGAGAGGTTCAAGGTGCCGGAGCCGGACATCTTCCTGGAGGGGAAGATCACCGTAGTGAGGAACTTCGGCGCCATCATCGATGCGCTGCGGCGAGAGCCGGAGCACCTGCTCCAGTACCTGTTGCGCGAGCTCGGCACCCCCGGCTTCATTGAGGGGCAGAGACTGGTCCTCAAGGCCAAGCTCACCCCGGCCCAGGTCGCCGACAGGATCATGGGCTACACCGATACGTTCGTTCTGTGCTCCGAGTGCGGCCGCCCTGACACCCGAATAGTCAAGGAAGGGCGCATCCTCGTTCTGGAGTGCGACGCCTGCGGCGCCCACCGCCCGGTCCATGTCAGAAGGTCCGTGAGGACCTCCGAGGACGAGGGCATCAAGGAAGGCGGAGTGTACGAGGTCATGGTCGAGGACGTCGGCCGCAAGGGAGATGGGGTGGCGAAGCTGGACAAGTATGTCATATACGTCCCCGGCGCCGCCAGGGGAGCGCGCGTGAAGGTCAAGATCCAGAAGATCTCCGGAAACGTGGCCTTCGCGGTGCAGTCCCAGGAAGACGTCACCAAGTGA
- a CDS encoding presenilin family intramembrane aspartyl protease PSH, whose product MRKYLPMVAMAAFYIFVQAAAVLLAPLFLPEYAAFPDPNNVVNPLIYVFLVLVVTGIILILIKFGRERIVQAIFFVSVFITIMYVFLPLFLLVDHEGYIALIASLALAGGMIYALAKSGEWYIINAVGLVLAIGVTAILGMSLGILPVIILLVIMAVYDAISVYKTKHMVALAEGVAPLRLPVLFVIPKDRGFKMDSVSERGLSPPEGGEREAFFMGLGDTVIPGILVVSASMFLPETPSLLFTANIWVAIGTIVGGLLGYLLLMRFVLRGRPQAGLPFLNTGAILGYLATYILVFQSLGLQMLGL is encoded by the coding sequence ATGCGAAAGTACCTGCCGATGGTGGCCATGGCCGCTTTCTATATCTTCGTCCAGGCCGCCGCGGTACTGCTGGCCCCGCTGTTCCTGCCAGAGTACGCCGCGTTCCCCGACCCCAACAACGTGGTGAACCCGCTCATATACGTGTTCCTGGTGCTGGTGGTCACGGGGATCATCCTCATCCTCATCAAGTTCGGCCGGGAGAGGATCGTGCAGGCCATCTTCTTCGTCAGCGTCTTCATCACCATCATGTACGTGTTCCTGCCGCTGTTCCTGCTGGTAGACCACGAAGGCTACATCGCGCTCATCGCCTCGCTTGCACTGGCGGGAGGGATGATCTATGCGCTGGCCAAGAGCGGGGAATGGTACATCATCAACGCCGTCGGCCTCGTCCTGGCCATAGGCGTCACCGCCATCCTGGGCATGTCCCTGGGCATCCTGCCGGTGATCATACTGCTGGTGATCATGGCGGTGTACGACGCCATCTCGGTGTACAAGACCAAGCACATGGTCGCCCTCGCCGAGGGCGTGGCCCCCCTGCGCCTGCCGGTGCTGTTTGTCATACCCAAGGACCGCGGCTTCAAGATGGATTCCGTCTCCGAACGGGGTCTGTCGCCCCCCGAGGGCGGGGAAAGGGAGGCGTTCTTCATGGGGCTGGGCGACACCGTCATCCCGGGCATCCTGGTGGTGTCAGCCTCGATGTTCCTTCCCGAGACCCCTTCGCTCCTGTTCACCGCGAACATCTGGGTGGCCATCGGGACTATTGTCGGCGGCCTGCTGGGCTACCTCCTGCTCATGCGCTTCGTGCTGAGGGGGCGCCCCCAGGCCGGGTTGCCCTTCCTGAACACCGGGGCGATATTGGGATATCTTGCTACGTACATCCTGGTGTTCCAGAGCCTAGGCCTGCAGATGTTGGGCCTGTGA
- a CDS encoding metallophosphoesterase family protein, with protein MKFLVLSDIHGRDKVAAWANKLAKEYKVDGIIILGDITHFGPGSWAGEFLAKLEHPIYAVAGNCDPPEWVNKEIEAHGTLLHRRKEVMGGYTFIGLGGSNPTIFETPFEMEESEIESYLRPLMERDAVMVLHAPPKGFNDTIPNGMHVGSDAILKLVQEFRPLVVLSGHIHEARGMVEKDGTLFMNPGPARDGYSALLEIDGEIKGTLLDKAEE; from the coding sequence ATGAAGTTCCTGGTGCTCTCGGACATCCACGGGCGGGACAAGGTGGCCGCCTGGGCCAATAAGCTGGCGAAGGAATATAAAGTGGATGGCATCATCATCCTCGGCGACATCACCCATTTCGGGCCGGGGAGCTGGGCCGGGGAGTTCCTGGCCAAGCTCGAGCACCCCATCTACGCCGTGGCCGGCAACTGCGATCCCCCGGAGTGGGTGAACAAGGAGATCGAGGCCCACGGGACCCTGCTGCACCGCCGCAAGGAGGTGATGGGAGGGTACACCTTCATCGGGCTGGGAGGATCGAACCCAACTATCTTCGAGACGCCCTTCGAGATGGAGGAGAGCGAGATAGAGTCGTACCTCCGCCCGCTCATGGAGAGGGACGCAGTGATGGTGCTCCATGCCCCGCCCAAGGGGTTCAATGACACCATACCGAACGGGATGCATGTCGGTAGCGATGCGATACTGAAGCTCGTACAGGAGTTCCGCCCGCTGGTGGTGCTCTCCGGCCACATCCATGAGGCTAGGGGCATGGTGGAGAAGGATGGCACCCTGTTCATGAACCCCGGCCCGGCCAGGGACGGATATTCCGCCCTGCTGGAGATCGACGGCGAGATAAAGGGAACGCTGCTGGACAAAGCGGAGGAATGA
- a CDS encoding 30S ribosomal protein S8e, translated as MALWQGKSQRKPSGGRLIRSRKKRRFEIGREPMFTNLGEENLKKYRTMGGNSKVKMLSASFANVVDPKTNQVKRVKIVTVKSNTANPNYVQRNIMNRGATIQTELGVAKITSRPGQDGTINAVLISE; from the coding sequence ATGGCACTTTGGCAAGGCAAATCACAGCGGAAGCCCAGCGGCGGCCGCCTCATCAGAAGCAGAAAGAAGCGGCGTTTCGAGATTGGACGCGAGCCCATGTTCACCAACTTGGGCGAGGAGAACCTCAAGAAGTACCGCACCATGGGCGGCAACTCCAAGGTCAAGATGCTCAGCGCCTCTTTCGCCAACGTCGTGGACCCCAAGACCAACCAGGTCAAGAGGGTCAAGATCGTCACGGTGAAGAGCAACACCGCCAACCCCAACTATGTCCAGCGTAACATCATGAACCGCGGGGCCACCATCCAGACCGAGCTCGGGGTTGCCAAGATCACCTCGAGGCCGGGGCAGGACGGCACCATCAACGCCGTGCTGATCTCCGAGTGA
- a CDS encoding signal recognition particle subunit SRP19/SEC65 family protein, with translation MAFDADKAWVLWPEYFDISRTRAQGRRVKKGLAVPEPQIASMVKAVEKLGLSWKIEEGKSYPGAWWNKQGLLLVENNMPKSELLNKVAAHLKQMPHVPKQ, from the coding sequence ATGGCCTTCGACGCGGACAAAGCGTGGGTGCTGTGGCCGGAATATTTTGATATTTCCAGAACAAGGGCGCAGGGACGCCGGGTCAAGAAGGGCCTGGCCGTCCCGGAGCCCCAGATAGCATCCATGGTCAAAGCGGTGGAGAAGCTCGGCCTCAGCTGGAAGATCGAGGAAGGGAAGTCCTACCCCGGGGCGTGGTGGAACAAGCAGGGCCTCCTGCTGGTAGAGAACAACATGCCCAAATCAGAGCTCCTGAACAAGGTCGCCGCGCACCTCAAGCAGATGCCGCACGTCCCCAAGCAATGA
- a CDS encoding DUF211 domain-containing protein, giving the protein MSEIKRVVLDVLKPHHPSIVELSQRISVLEGISGVNITIIEVDQDTETVKITIEGNAIEFDDVETAISETGAVIHSVDSVSAGKRLVEEAETGQDR; this is encoded by the coding sequence TTGAGTGAAATAAAGAGAGTCGTGCTGGACGTGCTGAAGCCGCACCACCCCTCCATCGTGGAGCTGTCCCAGCGCATCAGCGTGCTGGAGGGGATCTCGGGAGTGAATATTACTATCATAGAGGTCGACCAGGATACCGAGACGGTGAAGATCACCATCGAAGGCAACGCCATAGAGTTCGATGACGTGGAAACGGCCATCTCCGAGACTGGGGCGGTGATCCACTCGGTGGACAGCGTGTCTGCGGGCAAGAGGCTGGTCGAGGAAGCGGAAACGGGCCAGGACCGCTGA
- a CDS encoding bifunctional ADP-dependent NAD(P)H-hydrate dehydratase/NAD(P)H-hydrate epimerase gives MLPFKEVRVLDINSEHLGVPMDALMDNAGEATAEVILTEIGTGKKIAVVCGVGNNAGDGFVAARNLTRHNDVTVLLAHPPSEIRTESAKRAYERVKHIASSSVGVPLSKFDVIVDALLGTGNYTEVREPYRTLINRINGSKTKVVSIDVPSGLGTDLAVEPDITVTFTEMKEGMTPENSGKIFVQDIGIPADAHRYVGPGEFAYYPIRGAESHKGQNGRILVIGGGPFTGAPALAGLAAYRMGVDLVHIATPAPSFGPISSYSPNLIVHGLVDETLNAKDIKPVQQLIGMVDAVLIGPGLGLGRGTQEAVRKIVKACDKPLVIDADAIAAVAEDLSVLEGKTAVITPHAKEFETLTGESLPKDLEERAKAVEEAARKLGVVLLAKGHIDVVSDGHLTKLNRTGNPGMSVGGTGDVLAGEVVALLSKGTTAYNAARISAFTNGKAGDLAFEKLGYSLMATDVIDNVPEVLRRYLKRLQ, from the coding sequence ATGCTCCCCTTTAAGGAGGTGCGGGTGCTCGACATCAACTCCGAGCACCTCGGCGTCCCCATGGACGCTCTGATGGACAACGCCGGCGAGGCCACGGCCGAGGTCATCCTCACCGAGATCGGCACCGGCAAGAAGATCGCGGTGGTCTGCGGAGTGGGCAACAACGCCGGGGACGGGTTCGTGGCGGCAAGGAACCTGACCCGCCACAATGATGTGACGGTATTGTTGGCCCACCCTCCTTCGGAGATCCGTACGGAGTCGGCAAAGAGAGCGTACGAGAGGGTCAAACATATCGCCTCCTCTTCCGTGGGGGTGCCCCTTTCCAAGTTCGATGTGATCGTGGATGCTCTCCTGGGCACTGGGAATTACACCGAGGTAAGGGAGCCGTACCGAACGCTCATCAACCGCATCAACGGCTCCAAGACCAAGGTCGTATCCATCGACGTGCCCTCCGGCCTGGGCACCGATCTGGCCGTGGAACCCGACATCACCGTCACTTTCACCGAGATGAAGGAGGGCATGACCCCGGAGAATTCCGGCAAGATCTTCGTGCAGGACATCGGTATTCCCGCCGACGCCCACAGGTATGTGGGGCCGGGGGAGTTCGCGTACTACCCCATAAGGGGAGCGGAGTCCCACAAGGGGCAGAACGGACGGATACTGGTTATCGGCGGAGGGCCCTTCACCGGAGCGCCGGCCCTGGCCGGCCTGGCCGCGTACCGCATGGGCGTGGACCTGGTGCACATCGCCACCCCCGCGCCGTCCTTCGGGCCCATCTCATCATATTCGCCCAACCTCATAGTGCACGGGTTGGTCGACGAAACCCTGAACGCCAAGGACATCAAGCCGGTCCAGCAGCTCATCGGCATGGTGGACGCGGTGCTCATCGGCCCCGGGCTGGGATTGGGAAGAGGGACCCAGGAGGCGGTAAGGAAGATCGTCAAGGCCTGCGACAAGCCCCTGGTCATCGACGCCGACGCCATCGCCGCGGTGGCCGAGGACCTCTCCGTGCTGGAGGGTAAGACCGCCGTCATCACTCCGCACGCCAAAGAGTTCGAGACGCTCACCGGGGAAAGCCTGCCGAAGGACCTGGAGGAAAGGGCCAAGGCGGTCGAGGAAGCGGCCAGGAAGCTGGGGGTGGTACTTCTGGCCAAGGGGCACATCGACGTCGTTTCCGACGGCCATCTCACCAAGTTGAACCGCACCGGGAACCCCGGGATGAGCGTCGGAGGCACCGGCGACGTGCTCGCCGGCGAGGTCGTGGCGCTGCTGTCCAAGGGGACCACCGCCTACAACGCGGCCAGGATCTCGGCGTTCACCAACGGCAAGGCCGGCGACCTGGCCTTCGAGAAGCTGGGCTACAGCCTCATGGCCACCGACGTCATCGACAATGTGCCGGAGGTCCTGCGCCGGTACCTGAAGCGGCTGCAGTAA
- a CDS encoding metallophosphoesterase family protein has translation MKLALISDVHANVVALEAVLDDIEARGADMVLSAGDVVGYYPYPNETVELFRARGIISIRGNHDRAVLRADPRGMSPVAGDAIMWTAFHLTASSLQYLRSLPPRAQLHADRIAVGLYHGSPRDDDEYVYEGQACKELLIMSHSQLVVLGHTHIPYVKKYPRGIIVNPGSVGQPRDGFPEASYSVFDIDTNEATNHRVAYDIEKVAEATRDAGLPDRLADRLFNGL, from the coding sequence ATGAAACTTGCCCTGATCTCCGATGTCCACGCCAACGTTGTCGCGCTAGAGGCGGTGCTGGACGACATCGAGGCCAGGGGCGCGGACATGGTACTGAGCGCGGGGGATGTGGTGGGCTACTACCCGTATCCCAACGAAACGGTGGAGCTGTTCCGGGCACGAGGGATAATATCGATACGGGGGAACCATGATCGGGCGGTTCTGCGGGCCGACCCCCGGGGAATGAGCCCAGTGGCCGGGGACGCGATCATGTGGACCGCCTTCCATCTCACCGCCTCCTCGCTCCAGTATCTCAGGTCCCTGCCGCCCCGCGCCCAGCTCCATGCGGACCGCATCGCGGTGGGGCTGTACCACGGCTCCCCGCGCGACGATGACGAGTACGTGTACGAGGGACAGGCCTGCAAGGAGCTTCTGATCATGTCGCATAGCCAACTGGTGGTGCTGGGGCATACCCACATCCCATATGTGAAGAAGTATCCTAGGGGCATCATCGTCAACCCAGGCTCGGTGGGCCAGCCCCGGGACGGGTTCCCCGAGGCCTCCTATTCGGTGTTCGACATCGACACGAATGAGGCGACCAACCACAGGGTCGCCTACGATATCGAAAAGGTGGCGGAGGCTACCAGGGACGCGGGCCTCCCTGATCGTCTGGCCGACCGGCTTTTCAACGGGTTGTGA